The following nucleotide sequence is from Pseudonocardia abyssalis.
CCACGCCTCGACCGCGCGGCGCGGCGATCCTCCACGATGCCGCGCGGTTGATCCGGCCGCCGGGTCGGGTCTTCGCGAGCCGATGGCGAACGGGTGGAGGTGGTGGCGCAAATGTCAGGCAGCGGCCAGGCGATCAAGGTCGTCGTCTCGCTGGTGGGCCCGCAGGACGTCGCGGTCGTGGCCCACCGGCCAGGCACCGACGGCGCCGCGATCAGCGTGCGCATCGGGGGATCGTTGATCTACATCCATGATGCGGAGACCGCCAACAGTTTCCATCGGGCGTGGCAGTCCGGCGCCCGGCAGGCGAGGTCGTTGCCGGTCCGATCGGATCCGACGCGAGTGATGCCGGTTGCTGGTGTCGCCGAGCCGGCGGTGATGATGGAAGCAGCGGAATCCCCGCCGGCCGGGGCCCGCCTGGACCAGGCGCCGGGTCGTAGGACCAGCCTGTGGGTCACGCTCGGCCGGATCGGTTTCGACGTGCGTGACCATGCTGCGCTCCGCTCGGCGATGGCAGCGTTCCGGCGCGCCGACAATCTGGCCGCGACAGCGTTCCCGCCGACTCCCGAAGAGCGTGCCTGCGATCAGGCCGCCCGCACGGCGGCTCGATTGTTCGCCACCCCCAACCGTGTTGCGGCCAAGCCGGTGACTGTCTCGTCGAGGCCGACCGCGCCGGCGAGGGCGCTTCCCGCGGCCCGGACGGCGATCGGGAGGGCGGTGTGACGGCGCCGGACTACCCGTTGATGGCGCTGGGGAGCTACGAGACCTACCAGCTCGCGAACATCGCCACCGTCATCGCCGAGCGGCTCGGCCGGCACCACAGGACCGGTCGGGGTCGCGACGGGCGCGCAGCGCGAGCGGAAGCGGTGCGCGACATCACTGGGGCGGCCACCGCGCTGAGCAACGCCACCGGCAGGTCCATCCCGGACCACGATCTGCCTCGCACCCTGGACACCGACACGTTCACTGCGGCGCGACAGCTGCTCGCCACCGGGCCGCGATCCGCGGACGTCGTCGCGCTGGCGGGCTTGGGCCAGACTGGGTTCGCGGTCGTCGGGCACGTCCCGGGTCTCGGTGCCGTCGGCGCCAGAGCCGCGTCGAGAGACATCGTCGATGCACTACACGCGCACTTCCTCACCCGGCCGTCCAGCGAGCTGGCCCCGTGGGCGGTCACGCAGACCCCGCAGCGCGTCCCGACCCTTCCCCAGCAGGTCGACCTGGCCGCGTTCGTGGAACACCTCGACCCCGCCCGGGACGACGACCGTGCCGTGGCACGCAACCTGCGCGGCCACAACCGGCGTACGGACGCGGCCATCCGCGGCCGCTTCACCGGTGTCGATCTCGATGCCCCGGCCGTCGTCACCCCACCCGGGACACCCTCCGACCCCGCGCCCCGTCGCGTGACCCGGCCCCGCCGCCCGGCCGCCCCCAGGGCAAGCGCGCGCGCACCGGGTATCCACCGGCCGCCCGGTCAGAGCGCCGCGGCGCCCACCGTCCCGACGACCATCGCCGGCCCGTAGGGCACCAGCGCGGAGCGGTCGGCCGCCCGCATGCCGACGATGAACGCGGTGACCGCGACGAGCACCGACATCGACACGATGCCGGTAACGATCGCGTCATGCCGGACCAGGACGACGGCGAGCGTCGGGACGAGCTTGGCGTCGCCCCACCCGAACCCTGCGCTGACAGCCGCCTTCATCCCGACCGCGACGCACCCGCCGGCCAGCGCGCTGAGCACGGTGGCGCCGACTGCACCGCTCCCCTTGGCGGTCACGATCCCGACCAGCAGCGTCACGACCAACAGCGGCCAGGTGAGAACGTCGGGTAGCCGCCCCTCGTGGGCGTCGACCACCGCCGCGGCACACCCCAGCACGGCGAGCGGCAGCAGCAGGATCGCGCGCTCCGGCGGGAGTGCCAGGACCACACCGACCAGCAGCCCAGCCATCGCGGAGATGGCCGTGACCGCGATCGGCCGGAGTCGGATGGCGGAAGTCACGGTGTGCCGGGCGATCAGCAGCACCGCCGGTCCGGCGAGTACAGCGACCAGGGCCGCGCACGCGATGCCGCTCACGGCCGCGGACGGCGCGGACCGGCGGGCAGCAGGTCGTTGAGCACGGCGAAGCTGTCCGGCGCGAGTTCCTCCGGCACGTCGAAGCCGCGAGCGTCGAGCAGAACCGCGGCGTAAAGCTCGAGCTCCGATCGGTTGTCCTCAGCGTGCGCGATGCGCATGAGATCGGTCAGCGGCCGGTCGAAGGCGACATCGATATCGATCATGCGCGCGCGCTCGGCGGCCCAGCGGGCCAATGAGGTGTCGCCGGCGGCGAGGGCGATGTCGACGAGCTCGTGCGCGGCGTCGACGATGAAGCCCGGTATCTGCAGGTCGTGGCGCTGGTCGTGGTTGTTGAGCCAGCCGTATCCACCGGGTCGCAACGAGCTGAACACAGGCCCCCGCACGAGGTTCAGAGCCGCCTCGTAGTCAGTGATCGCGCCGGGATGGCCGGCCTCGTGGCGGGCTTGGCCGCGCTTGCGCAGCCGCCGGAACAGGTCCCAGTCCAGCTGGTAGCCGCGAAGTCGGTAGCTGTTGTCGTTCTGCATGTCGCTGACGAAAAACGCGTCCGGGTCGCCGTTCAGGCCCTGGCCGGCCCACTTGCGAGCTCCGTAGAGCGCGTGCCGGAGGGTGGCCGGGCTGATCCGGCGTCCGTCGGGCCACAGGTCGGTGACGGCCTTCGCCGAAGTCACCCCGGCCGGGTGCAGGCTCAGGTAGACCAGAACCTCGGCGAACCAGGTCCTGCGTGTGCCTGGGGTCGGACCGGGCGCGGTGATGCTGGGCTCGCCGAGGATCGCGATCATTGGTTTGGACGGCGGGCCGGCGTCGTGCCAGGCGGTGAGATCGTCGTCCAGGCCAGGGTCTTGGTAGTCGACGATCGCGAGCCGCCGGGCGGCCGCCGACTCGGCTGCGGAACCGGTGGACCACGGCGGAAGGGGCAGGTCCGGTTCCACGTCCACCTCCCTCGCGCCGCCTGGTTCGGGTCTGCCATTCGCGGGCGGATCCCGCGGGACGGAATCGCCGGTCGCGAGAGAGCCGTCCTCGTTCATGTCCGCAGCCCACGGTTCGGCGGACGATGCCGCACCGACGGGAACCGCTGGCGCGCTGGTGGATCCCAGGATGGCCGCGAGGTGGGTGCCGGCGTTCTCGGTGAGCCGCGCGACCTCCCACGGCCCGTCCGTGACGTCCGGCAGGTCGAGCAGCCCGTCGTCGCCGACTTGCAGGTCCGCGTGGGCGGTGTCGATGACGACCACCGCGGTTGCGCTCCGGCGATGTTCGGCGGCCAGGGCCTCCAGCCTGGCGCGGTGTCCGTCGTTGGGTTCCGCTGCGGCGAGCAGCACCGTGGGCAGCCAGGAGTCGGAGGCCAGGTCGTGCAGCCGCCCTTCCACGACAGTCTCGACCTGCCACTGGTCCAGCGCGCCGCGAGTGGTCGAGGCTCGACGTTCGATCTCCACCAGCGCGGTATCGAGGTCGGGCGCAGCACCCAGACGATCCGGGTTGAGGGAGATCAGTTCCTCGCCGAGGCCGAGAAGCAGAACCTCGACGTCTTCCGCCGTGCTGCTTGTAGCGAGCTCGGCGGCAAGATGGCGCAGTAGCGCGATGCAGCGCGCCCGGTCACCGCCGATCCGCAGAACTCCGCGCTGTTCGAGGTCGATCATGAGGGTGCGGTCGTCGTCGGTGGCGATCGACACCAGGACCGGGAACGGGGCACAGCACCCGGCGGCCTCCGCGTCGGGAACCGGCAGCGGGTCGTCGGGATCGAGACCCCACACACCACCGTCCGGCTCGACCTCCGTGAACGGTGTTGGTAGCCGGGTCTCGGGGGAGGCCGTGAGCACGATGTCCGAGGACGACAACCGCGCCGAGATCAGCACCGGAGTGGGTGTGCCGTCGGTCGTCTCCCGGTCGGGGTGCGCGAGCGAGCGCAGGGCCAGGTCCAGGAGCCGCGCGGTGCGGGCCGCCCCGTCGTGTGGGTGGGGTGCGGGCAGTGACCGTTCCACCCGCCCGTCGTCGTCCGCGGGCACGGCTATCCGGTGTCGCAGTGGGCGGAGTCGTTGCTGCCGGCGGCGACGCACGACGAGCGACGCCAGGACGCCGCTCGCGACGAGCGCGGACACGCCGAGTGCTGTGACCGTGAGAGCCGTGCCCGGGTCGTCGCCCTGCACGCCGGTGTCGCCTGGGGTGATCGCCGATCCGGTTGGTTCCTCGGCGGGCGTGGTCCCCGGCCGCGCGGGGTTAGACGTCGGCGAGCCGGTCGATGGGAGCTCCGGAGGCTGCGATGACTCAGGTTCGGGTAGTTCGGGCAGTTCGGGTACGGCTCCCGTCGGGGATGCTCCCTCGGCCCTGTCGTCGGGTAGCGCGCCTTCGTCATTGGGTCGGGGTTCCAGCGAGGGCGCGCGGTCGGGAAGGACGAGCGTCCACCCCGGCCGGATCAGGTCGGGGTCGGCGAGCGTCTCGCCGCCGGGTTGCGGCACGGCGACGTTGGCCGCGAACAACTCGTCGGTTCGGCTGGGATCGCCGAGGTGGCCACCGGCGATTCCGCTCAGCGTGTCACCGGGCTCGACCCGCACGATTGCCCGGGCGTCGGGTGGCAGGACGAGGCGCCATCCCACGACGAGCTCGGAGGCTTCGGTCAAGCGCCCGCCGTCGTCCTGGATCCGGCCGGCGTTGAGGTCGTAGATCTCGCGCCAGCGCAGGGGATCGCCGAGGCTCGTCTCCGCGATCCGCCATAGCGTGTCTCGGCGTTCAACGGTGTGCACCGGTCCCGTCGGCTCTGTCCCAGCGACTCGACCGGGATCGGCGGCCGAGGGTTCGGACGTGGCGGCGGTCAGGACCGACCCTGCGGCCGAGGTGACGGGGGTGGCCATCGCTGGGCCCGCGCCGACCATCGTGGCGACCAGCGCGACCGCGATGGTGCGACCGAGCCGGAAGCCGGGCAGGTCGATGCGTGGCGCAGGCCGGTTGAACAAGCTGGCGGTCAACTCGATCACGATCGACATGGCCAGCACCAACCACGTTCCGGCCGCGACCACCGTGAGGAACCCGATCAGCAAGGTGCCGTCGTCGGGCGCCAGGAGCATGTCGACGACCGAGATTCCCGCCGGGAGGCCGCCGTCCAGCAAGGAGCCGCTCAGCAGCCACAGCGTGATCGGGACGCCGAACAGGATGCCGATGGTGGCCGCAGCCGCGACCACCGCGGCGCCGACCCGGGACAGAGTCCTCACGACACGCCTCCTTCCGGGGGGACCGGGACCAACAGCGCCTCCGCCTCTCCGGTGCTGGTGATCTCGTTGCGGCCGATCAGGCCCAGCAGGACCGTGGCGCGGGTGACGCGCGCCTCGACCCGGATGCGCAGCGGACCGACCACGGTGACCGTGCCCTCGACGCCGGCGGCGGCAAGATGCGCCTGGGCCGCCGCCACGGCCGCCGCGGGGTCGACCGTGGTCGTGCCCCGACGCAACTGGTCGATGTCGAGAGCCTGGCCGGCGGCGCGTGCGGCTTCCTCGGCGACCGAGTCGGCGGTCGCGAGTCCCTGCGCCGCCCGCACGCCGTCGATGCCCAGCCCGATCGCGGCGAGCAGCGCGAGTGTGGCGATCGCCATCGGTGCGCTGACCGCGCCACCTCCGCGTTCCCGGCCGCCTCGCTCCTGGTGGTTCGTCGTCATGCCCTCTCCCGCCAACGATCGATCGGGCTGGCTGATGTGGACTCGATGACCCGGGTTGTGCTGGCGCCGGGCAGGCCGAGGTCGGACCAGTCGACGTCGCATCGCACCGTCGCGGTGACAGAGGCGGGCGTCCCGAGCGGCGCGGCGAAGCCCGCCGTGTCGAGCGTGATCCGCAGATCGGCGCAGCGCAGGCCTTGTTCGGCGAGACTGCTCTCCGCCGCCAGGTGAGCTGCGGCGGCGGCCGTGCCCGGCTCCCGGTGCAGTGATGCCACCCGAGCGGCGGAGCGCGCCGCGTGGTCGGTGGCCGCCTCTGCGGCCACCAGGCGACCGCCCGCGACGGCGAACGCGATGAGCAGTCCGAGCGCGACGACGAGGACGGCCGCTTCGACGGACGGGCTCCCTCCCCGCTCGCCCGAATGTCCTGGAACCGGCGCCCTCATGGGGTGGCCATCT
It contains:
- a CDS encoding prepilin peptidase yields the protein MSGIACAALVAVLAGPAVLLIARHTVTSAIRLRPIAVTAISAMAGLLVGVVLALPPERAILLLPLAVLGCAAAVVDAHEGRLPDVLTWPLLVVTLLVGIVTAKGSGAVGATVLSALAGGCVAVGMKAAVSAGFGWGDAKLVPTLAVVLVRHDAIVTGIVSMSVLVAVTAFIVGMRAADRSALVPYGPAMVVGTVGAAAL
- a CDS encoding LysM peptidoglycan-binding domain-containing protein, giving the protein MRTLSRVGAAVVAAAATIGILFGVPITLWLLSGSLLDGGLPAGISVVDMLLAPDDGTLLIGFLTVVAAGTWLVLAMSIVIELTASLFNRPAPRIDLPGFRLGRTIAVALVATMVGAGPAMATPVTSAAGSVLTAATSEPSAADPGRVAGTEPTGPVHTVERRDTLWRIAETSLGDPLRWREIYDLNAGRIQDDGGRLTEASELVVGWRLVLPPDARAIVRVEPGDTLSGIAGGHLGDPSRTDELFAANVAVPQPGGETLADPDLIRPGWTLVLPDRAPSLEPRPNDEGALPDDRAEGASPTGAVPELPELPEPESSQPPELPSTGSPTSNPARPGTTPAEEPTGSAITPGDTGVQGDDPGTALTVTALGVSALVASGVLASLVVRRRRQQRLRPLRHRIAVPADDDGRVERSLPAPHPHDGAARTARLLDLALRSLAHPDRETTDGTPTPVLISARLSSSDIVLTASPETRLPTPFTEVEPDGGVWGLDPDDPLPVPDAEAAGCCAPFPVLVSIATDDDRTLMIDLEQRGVLRIGGDRARCIALLRHLAAELATSSTAEDVEVLLLGLGEELISLNPDRLGAAPDLDTALVEIERRASTTRGALDQWQVETVVEGRLHDLASDSWLPTVLLAAAEPNDGHRARLEALAAEHRRSATAVVVIDTAHADLQVGDDGLLDLPDVTDGPWEVARLTENAGTHLAAILGSTSAPAVPVGAASSAEPWAADMNEDGSLATGDSVPRDPPANGRPEPGGAREVDVEPDLPLPPWSTGSAAESAAARRLAIVDYQDPGLDDDLTAWHDAGPPSKPMIAILGEPSITAPGPTPGTRRTWFAEVLVYLSLHPAGVTSAKAVTDLWPDGRRISPATLRHALYGARKWAGQGLNGDPDAFFVSDMQNDNSYRLRGYQLDWDLFRRLRKRGQARHEAGHPGAITDYEAALNLVRGPVFSSLRPGGYGWLNNHDQRHDLQIPGFIVDAAHELVDIALAAGDTSLARWAAERARMIDIDVAFDRPLTDLMRIAHAEDNRSELELYAAVLLDARGFDVPEELAPDSFAVLNDLLPAGPRRPRP